A section of the Scomber scombrus chromosome 24, fScoSco1.1, whole genome shotgun sequence genome encodes:
- the LOC133976442 gene encoding protein SON: protein MAANIEQIFQDFILNKIREIEDQNEDKAAVEGVGAHGETAGAEKTPSERDKQEEFRCSGSQKKHKKHKKHKSKKKKRNQEKESSSESAAELDARSKHQSRRGTPIAANKEQSEDNSCKSRCHKRSTGKRKKKKRKRKSEGRGNSSDSDSECVSKQKGSKRGQSSSPRRREDLPDIIPKQDSSNKERGDEESYDGRSRRSRSKSHSNCRSHSCSVRRNSHSRSGHHHRKSRSRSRSGSQHHRTWSSSSEKKEALDQSSQSSQVHSKGLQLPQLLSSQTGINISAEVHTEPCTELQSSDQSGKSAETKQEQAEDTTERQGSTTSQSMLNQSTSTEPYQTTEPSLPQCKASECPRSTSATNVKSPVKKKRKPSKSPQRNKEVKSSKKQKRSKSPSKSHKRGSRSSSPSRKRRSRSRSGGRRSRRSRSRSVSRGRRRATYSQRDRWKREPSHSPVLILRKNRSPTRKHCSSINSPQRISELDKDQLLEIAKANAAAMCAKAGMPIPASLRSTVLPLALPSIAMNAAMASMTAATMTAALSNIGTLSSLLPLPSITNKPPPVPAQPNIAALEEVKRKVAKQANSISIKEFTDKCKMIVDSKGELPVAMPHVSDEEDDGKPFGGSALREQKAISFSINNTTVRPAVRSDAGMAKEFPVSSGCQHRKKEGETQGAYGEWVPVDKSADEAAAASRKAPSAAPTVTSTASSGESAAAAVLPVVVEQPVFVAESDSVFPEPPMQPVDISQAVTERIKAQRRLAENPYDVSAICMLSRAQEQVDAWAQSNTVPGLFTGSTGAQVLSSEELSNSGPQAWLKKDQFLRAAPVSGGVGEFLMRKMGWRTGEGLGRNREGTVEPIIIDFKVDRKGLVAEGEKPQKQTGGLVVTKDLMGKHPVSALIELCNKRRIMQPDFVMVHHSGPDHRKNFLFKVTVNGVDYQPQTASPNKKHAKAMAATVALQALGEVPVDGPGLYTGPVFTAASTGPLFST from the exons CAcagaagaaacataaaaagcacaaaaaacacaaaagcaagaagaagaagaggaaccAGGAGAAGGAGAGCAGCTCAGAGTCTGCAGCAGAACTGGACGCAAGAAGTAAACATCAGAGCAG AAGAGGAACACCAATAGCGGCGAATAAGGAGCAAA GTGAAGATAACAGCTGTAAATCCAGATGCCACAAACGGTCaacaggaaagaggaagaaaaagaagaggaagcgGAAAAGTGAAGGGAGAGGAAACTCATCAGATTCGGACTCAGAATGCGTATCAAAGCAGAAGGGTAGTAAACGCGGTCAAAGCTCATCGCCACGGCGCCGAGAAGACCTGCCTGATATCATCCCAAAACAg GACAGCTCCAataaagaaagaggagatgaggaaagCTATGACGGGAGGAGTCGTCGTTCCCGTTCCAAGTCACATTCCAATTGTCGGTCCCATTCCTGCTCGGTGAGGAGGAACTCTCACTCTCGGTCTGGACATCACCATCGAAAATCTAGAAGTCGTTCCCGGTCTGGTTCACAGCACCACAGGACCTGGTCCAG CTCTTCAGAGAAGAAGGAAGCTTTGGATCAATCCTCACAGTCTAGCCAGGTTCATTCAAAAGGCCTCCAGCTGCCCCAGCTGCTATCCAGCCAGACAGGAATAAACATCAGTGCAGAGGTGCACACAGAGCCATGCACTGAGCTGCAGAGCTCTGACCAGAGTGGCAAGTCtgcagagacaaaacaagagCAAGCAGAGGACACAACAGAAAGACAAG GTTCTACTACATCCCAGTCTATGCTGAACCAGTCTACATCTACTGAACCTTACCAGACCACTGAGCCCAGCCTCCCTCAGTGTAAAGCGTCAGAGTGCCCCAGGTCAACCTCTGCTACCAATGTTAAATCACCagtaaagaagaagaggaaaccATCCAAATCCCCTCAGAGGAACAAAGAAGTTAAGTCATCAAAGAAGCAGAAAAGATCGAAGTCACCATCTAAGAGCCACAAGAGGGGATCCAGATCCAGCAGCCCTTCAAGAAAGAGAAGATCACGGTCAAG ATCAGGGGGCCGGAGGTCACGGAGGTCACGCTCACGGTCGGTGTCACGGGGGCGAAGAAGAGCAACATACAGTCAGAGGGACCGCTGGAAACGAGAGCCGAGTCACTCCCCTGTACTCATCCTCCGCAAAAATAGATCACCCACTCGGAAACACTGCAGTTCCATCAACAGCCCTCAACGCATCAGTGAACTGG ataAGGACCAGTTGTTGGAAATTGCCAAGGCTAATGCTGCTGCCATGTGTGCCAAAGCAGGTATGCCCATCCCTGCCAGCCTAAGGTCCACGGTGCTTCCCCTGGCCCTGCCAAGTATAGCCATGAATGCTGCTATGGCTAGTATGACTGCTG CCACAATGACAGCAGCCTTGTCTAACATAGGCACTCTGTCTTCACTGCTCCCACTGCCCTCCATCACCAACAAACCACCTCCTGTCCCTGCTCAACCCAACATTGCTGCTTTGGAGGAAGTGAAGCGGAAAGTAGCAAAGCAGGCCAACAGCATCAGCATTAAGGAGTTCACTGAT aaATGCAAGATGATTGTGGACAGCAAAGGAGAGCTTCCTGTGGCAATGCCTCACGTGTCagatgaagaggatgatggGAAACCCTTTGGAGGATCAGCTCTTCGAGAGCAAAAAGCCATCAGCTTCAGTATTAAT AACACGACAGTTCGTCCAGCAGTGCGTAGTGATGCAGGCATGGCCAAAGAGTTTCCAGTGTCTTCAGGATGTCAGCATCGTAAGAAG GAGGGCGAGACACAGGGTGCATATGGAGAATGGGTTCCAGTTGACAAATCGGCAGATGAAGCTGCAGCTGCCTCCAGAAAGGCCCCGAGCGCTGCCCCCACAGTGACATCCACGGCATCATCAGGTGAAagtgcagcagctgcagtgttACCGGTGGTGGTGGAACAGCCAGTGTTTGTGGCAGAAAGTGACAGCGTGTTTCCTGAACCACCAATGCAG cctGTGGATATCTCTCAGGCTGTAACTGAGAGGATCAAAGCTCAAAGGCGATTGGCAGAGAATCCCTATGATGTCAGCGCTATCTGCATGCTCAGCCGGGCACAGGAGCAG gtTGATGCATGGGCCCAATCCAACACTGTCCCTGGTCTTTTCACTGGTTCTACAGGAGCTCAGGTCCTCAGCTCGGAGGAGTTGTCCAACAGTGGACCACAAGCATGGCTGAAGAAG GACCAGTTCCTCAGAGCAGCTCCAGTCTCCGGGGGTGTCGGGGAGTTCCTGATGAGAAAGATGGGCTGGAGGACAGGAGAGGGCCTCGGGAGGAACCGTGAGGGCACCGTGGAGCCGATCATTATCGACTTCAAGGTCGACCGCAAAG gactAGTTGCTGAAGGAGAGAAgccacagaaacagacaggaggACTGGTGGTAACCAAGGATCTAATGg GCAAACACCCGGTGTCTGCCCTCATTGAGTTGTGCAATAAGAGACGGATAATGCAGCCAGACTTCGTCATGGTTCATCACAGTGGTCCTGACCACCGCAAGAATTTCCTCTTCAAG GTCACAGTGAATGGTGTGGACTACCAACCCCAGACAGCTAGTCCCAATAAGAAACATGCCAAGGCCATGGCTGCTACAGTTGCCCTGCAGGCTCTGGGAGAG GTTCCTGTTGATGGACCGGGACTCTACACTGGCCCTGTCTTCACTGCTGCTTCTACTGGTCCCCTGTTCTCTACATAG